In the Gammaproteobacteria bacterium genome, one interval contains:
- the parE gene encoding DNA topoisomerase IV subunit B: MKNQYDAASIEVLTGLEPVKKRPGMYTDTTRPNHLAQEVIDNSVDEAIAGYATQIGVILHTDQSLSVIDNGRGMPVDIHPQQKIPGVEVILTKLHAGGKFSNKNYQFSGGLHGVGVSVVNALSKKLDVRVRRDSKEYTISFTNGNKKDKLKQTGTVGKKNSGTSLRFWPNPRYFDSPNFSVARLKHVLRAKAVLCPGLRVKFYVEKTKETVEWIYEDGLSDYLLASLADFELLPSQPFVNSLQGEHEAVDWAVLWLPQGGESITESYVNLVPTSQGGTHVNGLRTGITDAIREFCEFRNLLPRGVKIAPDDVWDKVSFILSVKMEEPQFSGQTKERLSSRETAAFVSGVAKDSFSLWLNQHADVGDQLAQLAITSAQSRLKSAKKVVRKKVTTGPALPGKLSDCSSQDVARTEIFLVEGDSAGGSAKQARDRVFQAIMPLRGKILNTWEVPSDQVLGSQEVHDISVAIGVEPASDNLSNLRYGKICILADADSDGAHIATLLCALFLRHFKPLVEKGHVYVAKPPLYRIDIAKDKYYALDEAERDGILDRITAEKRKGKVTVTRFKGLGEMNPMQLRESAIAPETRRLAQLTIAPGDKTFKIMDMMLAKKRAADRKDWLQTKGDLAEV, translated from the coding sequence GGAGGTGATTGACAATAGTGTCGATGAGGCCATTGCCGGCTATGCCACGCAAATCGGTGTGATTTTGCACACCGACCAGTCGCTTAGCGTCATCGATAACGGACGCGGTATGCCGGTTGATATACATCCACAGCAGAAAATCCCCGGGGTCGAGGTAATCCTGACCAAGCTGCATGCCGGTGGCAAGTTTTCAAATAAGAATTACCAGTTCTCGGGAGGACTGCACGGCGTCGGTGTCTCGGTCGTCAACGCGTTATCAAAAAAACTCGATGTGCGCGTCCGTCGTGACAGCAAGGAATACACGATCAGTTTCACCAATGGCAATAAAAAAGACAAACTGAAGCAGACCGGCACGGTTGGAAAAAAGAACTCCGGCACCAGTTTACGCTTTTGGCCTAATCCCAGGTATTTTGACAGCCCTAATTTCTCGGTAGCGCGACTTAAACATGTATTGCGCGCCAAGGCGGTCCTGTGCCCGGGATTGCGTGTAAAATTTTATGTTGAAAAGACCAAGGAAACGGTCGAATGGATATACGAGGACGGACTTTCCGATTATTTACTCGCGTCACTAGCCGATTTCGAGCTATTACCATCACAACCTTTTGTCAATTCTCTCCAGGGTGAGCATGAGGCGGTAGACTGGGCAGTGCTATGGCTGCCGCAGGGTGGTGAATCCATTACCGAAAGCTACGTTAACCTGGTCCCCACGTCACAGGGCGGCACCCATGTCAACGGACTGCGTACGGGTATTACCGATGCGATCCGCGAGTTTTGTGAATTTCGCAACCTGCTGCCGCGTGGTGTCAAGATCGCACCGGACGATGTCTGGGACAAGGTCAGTTTCATACTCTCGGTAAAAATGGAGGAGCCGCAGTTTTCGGGGCAAACCAAGGAACGCCTGTCATCGCGGGAAACCGCGGCCTTTGTATCCGGGGTTGCCAAGGATTCCTTTAGCCTTTGGCTTAATCAGCACGCGGATGTTGGTGATCAGCTCGCACAACTGGCAATAACAAGCGCGCAAAGCCGATTAAAAAGTGCCAAGAAAGTCGTACGCAAGAAGGTAACAACCGGTCCCGCGCTGCCCGGTAAACTGTCAGACTGCAGCAGCCAGGACGTGGCGCGTACCGAAATTTTTCTGGTGGAGGGCGATTCGGCCGGCGGCTCGGCGAAACAGGCCCGTGATCGCGTGTTCCAGGCGATCATGCCGCTACGCGGTAAAATTCTGAACACCTGGGAAGTGCCTTCGGACCAGGTGCTGGGTTCGCAGGAGGTGCACGACATATCGGTTGCGATAGGGGTGGAACCCGCGTCGGATAACTTGTCCAATCTGCGCTACGGGAAAATCTGTATTCTTGCCGATGCCGATTCCGATGGTGCACATATCGCCACCTTGTTATGTGCGCTGTTCTTGCGGCATTTTAAACCTCTGGTTGAAAAGGGGCATGTTTACGTGGCCAAGCCACCCCTGTATCGAATTGATATTGCGAAGGACAAGTATTACGCGCTCGATGAAGCCGAGCGTGACGGCATTCTCGATCGTATCACGGCAGAAAAGCGCAAGGGCAAGGTAACGGTAACCCGCTTCAAGGGGCTCGGGGAAATGAACCCGATGCAGCTACGTGAAAGTGCCATAGCACCCGAAACCCGGCGCCTGGCGCAGCTGACGATAGCTCCAGGGGATAAGACCTTTAAAATCATGGACATGATGCTGGCCAAGAAACGCGCCGCGGATCGCAAGGACTGGCTGCAAACCAAGGGAGACCTGGCCGAAGTATGA
- the parC gene encoding DNA topoisomerase IV subunit A, whose product MNENLELNYEGVEEQPLHVFTEKAYLDYSMYVILDRALPHIGDGLKPVQRRIIYAMSELGLSASSKHKKSARTVGDVLGKYHPHGDSACYEAMVLMAQPFSYRYPLIDGQGNFGSPDDPKSFAAMRYTESRLSEFARVLLQELGQGTVDWVANFDGTMEEPSLLPARLPHILLNGTTGIAVGMATDLPPHNLREIAKACIMLLDKVKTPLDDLLKHVKGPDYPTEAEIITPQDELRDLYESGHGSIRMRAIYEREDGDIIVTALPHQVSGARVMEQIAQQMLARKLPMVDDLRDESDHENPTRLVIVPRSNRVDVEALMGHLFATTDLERTYRVNMNMIGTNGRPQVKNLKQILQEWIAFRVTTVRRRLQWRLDKVDKRLHVLEGLLIAFLNLDEVIRIVRNEDDPKAALIKTFKISDIQAEAILETKLRHLAKLEEMKIRAEQDELSDEKKELEKLLGSDRRIKTMIKQEIKEDAATYGDDRRSPIVSRDAARALDEADLVPSEAITVVLSAMGWVRAAKGHDIDVRALNYKSGDSFQDMAQGKSNQNVVFVDSFGRAYALAAHLLPSARGQGEPLTGRFKPASGAEFKSCVMGRDDDQFLMSSSHGYGYVCKFENMLTRSKNGKAQISLPRGAQMMQVVAVTDYNKDQIVSITSDGYIALLDVESIPQLAKGKGNKIQGIPPRRIKSGDEEIAFITCLTGKQKLVIHCGKKYKTMNLKELEDYRIERGKRGRKLPRGYQNVTAIEVVD is encoded by the coding sequence ATGAATGAGAACCTGGAACTCAACTACGAGGGCGTCGAGGAACAGCCGCTCCATGTCTTTACCGAAAAAGCTTATCTCGACTACTCGATGTACGTCATCCTCGACCGTGCACTACCGCACATCGGCGATGGGCTGAAACCGGTACAGAGACGCATTATCTATGCAATGTCGGAGCTGGGGCTTTCGGCGAGTTCCAAGCACAAGAAATCGGCCCGCACGGTCGGCGACGTGCTGGGTAAGTATCATCCGCATGGCGATAGCGCCTGCTACGAAGCGATGGTGCTGATGGCGCAGCCGTTTTCTTACCGTTACCCGCTGATCGATGGCCAGGGTAATTTTGGCTCCCCCGATGATCCGAAATCGTTTGCCGCGATGCGTTACACCGAATCGCGTTTGTCTGAATTTGCACGGGTATTGCTGCAGGAACTTGGCCAGGGTACCGTCGACTGGGTTGCGAACTTTGATGGCACCATGGAAGAGCCGTCGCTATTGCCCGCCCGCCTGCCGCATATTCTACTCAACGGCACCACCGGGATCGCGGTTGGAATGGCCACCGATCTGCCGCCGCACAACCTGCGAGAAATTGCCAAGGCCTGCATCATGTTGCTGGACAAGGTTAAAACACCGCTCGATGATTTACTCAAGCACGTCAAGGGCCCGGATTACCCGACCGAGGCAGAAATCATCACACCGCAGGACGAGTTACGCGATCTTTATGAAAGCGGCCACGGCTCGATTCGCATGCGCGCAATATATGAACGCGAAGATGGCGACATTATCGTCACCGCGTTGCCACACCAGGTTTCCGGCGCACGTGTAATGGAACAGATTGCGCAACAAATGCTGGCCAGGAAATTGCCCATGGTGGACGATTTACGCGACGAGTCAGATCATGAAAACCCGACCAGACTGGTAATTGTGCCACGCTCCAACCGGGTCGATGTCGAGGCTCTGATGGGGCATTTGTTTGCGACTACCGATCTTGAACGCACCTACCGCGTCAATATGAACATGATCGGTACCAACGGTCGCCCGCAGGTTAAAAACCTGAAGCAGATTCTGCAGGAATGGATTGCTTTTCGGGTGACCACAGTGCGCCGTCGGCTGCAATGGCGGCTTGATAAAGTTGACAAGCGTCTGCATGTTCTCGAAGGCCTGTTGATTGCCTTTTTGAACCTGGACGAGGTTATTCGTATTGTGCGCAATGAAGACGACCCCAAGGCGGCGTTGATCAAGACATTCAAAATCAGTGATATCCAGGCCGAAGCGATACTTGAAACCAAGTTGCGGCATCTGGCCAAGCTCGAAGAAATGAAGATACGTGCCGAACAGGACGAACTCAGCGATGAGAAAAAAGAGCTTGAAAAATTACTGGGATCCGATCGACGGATCAAGACAATGATCAAACAGGAAATCAAGGAAGATGCTGCAACCTACGGCGACGACAGGCGTTCGCCGATTGTCAGTCGAGACGCGGCACGGGCACTCGACGAAGCCGACCTGGTGCCATCCGAGGCAATTACGGTCGTGTTATCAGCGATGGGATGGGTGCGCGCTGCCAAGGGGCACGATATCGACGTGCGTGCGCTTAACTATAAGTCTGGCGATAGTTTTCAGGACATGGCGCAAGGCAAGAGCAACCAGAACGTGGTGTTCGTCGATTCCTTCGGTCGTGCTTATGCCCTGGCGGCGCATTTACTGCCGTCGGCACGTGGACAGGGTGAACCGCTTACCGGGCGTTTCAAACCGGCAAGCGGGGCCGAGTTCAAGAGCTGTGTAATGGGGCGCGACGACGATCAATTTCTCATGTCCTCGTCGCATGGCTACGGCTACGTCTGCAAGTTTGAAAACATGTTGACCCGAAGCAAGAATGGCAAAGCCCAGATCAGCTTGCCTCGTGGCGCGCAAATGATGCAGGTGGTAGCGGTAACCGACTACAACAAAGATCAGATCGTATCGATCACCAGTGACGGTTACATCGCTTTGCTTGATGTTGAATCGATTCCACAGCTGGCCAAGGGCAAAGGTAACAAGATCCAGGGGATACCGCCGCGACGTATTAAATCAGGGGATGAGGAGATCGCTTTTATCACTTGCCTAACGGGCAAACAAAAGCTCGTAATCCATTGCGGCAAAAAATATAAAACCATGAACTTGAAAGAACTTGAGGACTATCGCATCGAACGGGGTAAGCGTGGGCGCAAATTGCCGCGCGGTTATCAAAATGTAACTGCAATTGAGGTCGTTGATTAA
- a CDS encoding EAL domain-containing protein — MENEEKLIRLLIVDEGFHKAEQITSSLRAAGMHVRAEFAENSEDMCDLLENKVLDLVLFSVDLTDFTLGQGQHLIRECGRHVSLIAMAKKLDSKVIVRSIEEGAQDVVASDSLEHLIHVIKREAYNINMWRRAMRLELEFQESEKRCQNLLSHSKDAVAYVHEGMHIFANEVYMELFGNADFDELEGTPIIDMVDTSQQSELKTFLRELSKNENETNELELQLIHSSGERISAKLEFSRASYDGEPCTQILIRSGSDTSELEEQINYLHQHDLISGLLNRPFFMDELKTAITLAVNGKSQSALIYIAIDNFQSIRDMIGISGCDTLIKDIAGILTKNTGDEDIIARFGACSYTCLIKIKERKAAEELADRIPSLVEGHISEIGNQSISTTCSTSVVFIDENTPDNPNEIISRAEKTCQEIQDNGGNQSKTYIPKAGEMTQEEDDRNTASLIKEALNSNRISGLYQPIIGVKAQGGERYISSLEIITKDGRTLYEHDFLGAAERTGTAKMLDRWRILHAIKKISETSKHGRKIEFFVALSADSFQDSGLAVWISENLSKAKVSGEQLVFLINEAQAVNQLKAAKILAKGLQQIHCKFAIDEFGTGLNPFQLVKHVNANYVRINHAYMDNLAQNKENQESIRELAYQSDDLGVNTITPGVTDAAVLSVLWTLNVDFVQGEFLQAPDKELNYDFSSM; from the coding sequence ATGGAAAACGAAGAAAAACTGATTCGCCTGCTTATTGTGGACGAGGGCTTTCACAAGGCGGAGCAAATAACCAGTTCCTTGCGTGCCGCCGGCATGCATGTGCGCGCTGAATTTGCTGAAAACAGCGAAGACATGTGCGATCTATTGGAAAACAAGGTTCTGGACCTGGTACTGTTTTCAGTCGATCTGACTGATTTCACGCTGGGCCAGGGTCAACACCTGATCCGCGAATGCGGGCGCCATGTATCACTCATCGCGATGGCAAAAAAACTGGATTCCAAGGTCATCGTCAGATCGATTGAGGAAGGCGCACAGGATGTTGTCGCCAGTGACAGTCTCGAGCACCTGATTCACGTGATAAAACGCGAGGCTTACAATATTAATATGTGGCGGCGCGCTATGCGGCTCGAGCTCGAATTCCAGGAGAGCGAGAAACGTTGCCAGAACCTGCTTTCCCATTCAAAAGATGCCGTGGCCTATGTCCATGAAGGAATGCATATTTTTGCCAACGAGGTTTACATGGAATTGTTTGGTAATGCTGACTTCGATGAACTCGAGGGTACCCCGATCATTGATATGGTTGACACGTCGCAACAAAGCGAACTGAAAACCTTTTTACGTGAACTCAGCAAAAACGAAAATGAAACCAACGAGCTCGAGCTGCAGCTCATTCATAGCAGCGGTGAGAGAATTTCTGCAAAGCTTGAATTTTCTCGCGCCAGTTATGATGGAGAACCCTGTACCCAGATCCTGATTCGCTCTGGCTCTGATACCTCGGAACTCGAGGAACAGATCAACTACCTGCACCAGCACGACCTGATATCCGGACTATTAAACCGCCCGTTTTTCATGGACGAACTGAAAACTGCGATCACCCTGGCAGTCAATGGCAAAAGTCAGTCAGCCTTAATTTACATTGCCATCGATAATTTCCAGTCGATACGCGATATGATCGGAATTTCAGGTTGCGATACATTGATTAAAGATATCGCCGGAATCCTGACCAAAAACACTGGCGATGAAGACATCATCGCCCGCTTTGGCGCTTGCTCCTACACCTGCCTGATTAAAATTAAGGAACGAAAGGCCGCCGAGGAGCTCGCTGACAGGATACCCAGCCTGGTTGAGGGACACATATCGGAAATCGGTAATCAATCGATCAGTACAACCTGCAGCACCTCAGTCGTGTTTATCGACGAGAATACTCCTGATAATCCAAATGAAATCATATCCCGTGCCGAGAAAACCTGTCAGGAAATTCAGGATAACGGCGGCAATCAATCAAAAACCTATATCCCGAAAGCGGGGGAAATGACCCAGGAAGAAGACGACCGGAATACGGCCAGCCTTATCAAGGAAGCGCTTAATAGTAACCGGATCAGCGGGCTTTATCAGCCCATTATTGGCGTCAAGGCTCAGGGAGGAGAACGCTACATCTCGAGTCTTGAAATCATCACCAAGGATGGGCGCACGCTTTACGAGCATGATTTCCTGGGCGCCGCGGAACGCACCGGCACTGCCAAAATGCTTGATCGCTGGAGGATACTGCACGCCATCAAAAAGATTTCCGAAACCAGCAAACACGGCCGTAAAATCGAATTCTTCGTGGCCCTGAGCGCTGATTCATTCCAGGACTCCGGGCTCGCGGTCTGGATATCGGAAAACCTGAGCAAGGCAAAGGTAAGCGGAGAGCAACTCGTGTTCCTGATCAACGAGGCGCAGGCGGTGAATCAATTGAAAGCTGCCAAAATCCTGGCCAAGGGCCTCCAGCAAATCCACTGTAAGTTCGCCATCGACGAGTTTGGCACTGGACTGAATCCGTTTCAGTTGGTCAAGCACGTCAACGCGAACTACGTACGCATCAACCATGCCTATATGGATAATCTCGCGCAGAATAAAGAGAATCAGGAAAGTATTCGCGAACTCGCCTACCAGTCGGACGATCTGGGTGTTAATACGATCACTCCCGGTGTCACTGACGCGGCAGTACTGAGTGTCTTGTGGACATTGAATGTCGACTTCGTGCAGGGCGAATTCCTGCAGGCACCGGACAAGGAATTGAATTACGATTTCAGCTCCATGTAG
- the efp gene encoding elongation factor P, giving the protein MASYSTNEFRGGLKIMLDGDPCAIIENEFVKPGKGQAFNRVKIRNLKTGRVLDKTFKSGDTVDAADVVDTEMQYLYSDGEFWHFMDPQTYEQQAADANAVGDAKLWLKAQDNCEVTLYNGSPIGVTPPNFVELEITDTDPGLKGDTAQGGTKPATLETGAVVKVPLFLEIGELVKVDTRSGEYMSRVKK; this is encoded by the coding sequence ATGGCTAGTTATAGTACAAACGAATTTCGCGGCGGATTGAAAATCATGCTTGACGGAGATCCTTGTGCCATTATCGAAAACGAATTCGTCAAACCGGGCAAGGGGCAGGCATTCAATCGCGTCAAGATTCGTAATCTGAAGACGGGGCGAGTGCTGGATAAGACCTTTAAGTCGGGCGATACCGTCGATGCAGCCGACGTCGTCGATACCGAAATGCAGTATCTCTACAGCGATGGCGAGTTCTGGCATTTCATGGATCCACAAACTTACGAACAGCAGGCCGCCGACGCCAATGCAGTAGGCGATGCAAAGCTGTGGCTCAAGGCCCAGGACAACTGTGAAGTGACGCTCTATAACGGTAGCCCGATTGGCGTTACGCCGCCTAATTTCGTCGAACTTGAAATCACCGATACCGATCCCGGTTTGAAAGGTGATACCGCCCAGGGCGGTACCAAGCCGGCGACGCTGGAAACCGGCGCCGTGGTCAAGGTGCCGTTATTCCTCGAGATAGGCGAACTGGTGAAAGTGGACACCCGGTCCGGTGAATACATGTCGCGGGTGAAAAAATAG
- the epmA gene encoding EF-P lysine aminoacylase EpmA yields MNWQPCANLPVIRERARIYRQIRSFFNTRGCLEVDTPLLMPTTTTDAQIASIGIPDGDQKRFLQTSPEFAMKRLLAAGSGSIFQLGHAFRQGEAGRLHHPEFSLLEWYRVGYDYQQLMDEIELLITTLSLRQCSFTRISYRNLFREKLDLVFEEISLEELRGQCASRVPDMNSSSLDYDQCLDLLLGTVIAPAMRGYQFVYDYPISQAALARIRKDDGNVAERFELFFDGIELANGFSELTDAAEQRSRFERDNALRLERGLPQHPIDERLLAALESGMEDCAGVALGLDRLLMVLLELDSIDQVLTFTD; encoded by the coding sequence ATGAACTGGCAGCCATGCGCGAATCTGCCGGTTATTCGCGAAAGAGCAAGAATTTACCGACAAATCCGGTCATTTTTCAACACCCGTGGTTGTCTCGAAGTAGATACTCCCTTGCTGATGCCGACCACGACTACTGATGCGCAGATCGCTTCCATTGGAATACCGGATGGTGATCAAAAGCGTTTCCTGCAAACTTCGCCCGAATTTGCGATGAAGCGCCTGTTGGCTGCAGGCAGTGGCTCGATTTTCCAGCTCGGTCATGCCTTTCGTCAGGGTGAGGCCGGACGCCTGCATCATCCCGAGTTCAGCTTGCTCGAGTGGTACCGGGTAGGATATGACTACCAGCAACTCATGGACGAAATAGAATTGCTGATTACAACACTGAGCCTACGGCAGTGCAGCTTTACCCGAATCAGCTACCGGAATTTATTCAGGGAGAAACTGGACCTCGTATTTGAAGAAATATCCCTGGAAGAACTTCGCGGCCAATGTGCAAGCCGGGTTCCTGACATGAACAGTTCATCACTTGACTATGATCAGTGTCTCGATTTATTGCTGGGTACGGTCATCGCACCGGCGATGCGAGGTTACCAGTTCGTCTACGATTACCCGATTTCACAGGCCGCACTGGCGCGCATCCGCAAGGACGATGGCAATGTTGCGGAACGGTTCGAACTTTTTTTCGACGGGATTGAACTCGCAAACGGCTTTTCCGAGCTCACTGACGCCGCGGAACAGCGGTCGCGCTTTGAGCGGGATAATGCCTTGCGTCTTGAAAGAGGATTGCCGCAGCACCCGATTGATGAGCGTTTGCTGGCAGCGCTTGAATCGGGCATGGAAGATTGTGCCGGGGTCGCGCTGGGGCTCGATCGCTTGCTGATGGTGTTACTCGAACTAGATTCTATCGACCAGGTTCTGACTTTCACCGACTAA
- the asd gene encoding archaetidylserine decarboxylase (Phosphatidylserine decarboxylase is synthesized as a single chain precursor. Generation of the pyruvoyl active site from a Ser is coupled to cleavage of a Gly-Ser bond between the larger (beta) and smaller (alpha chains). It is an integral membrane protein.): MGEKVAMAELSKKQKFLKALFMVMPHHAVSRVVYFITRLRGPQVGPMINWFVKKYGVNMDEAEEPEIDYYQTFNEFFVRPLKHGIRPIAAGENTLACPCDGTVSQSGPVRAGAIMQAKGRGYSALELLGGDKAMAAEFADGNFATIYLAPYNYHRVHMPMDANMQRMIHVPGRLFSVAQWTVEEIPRLFARNERLACYFETAVGPMVMVMVGAFNVAAIETVWSGLVTPPIGKKISEYDYSHTRKEISKGAEMGRFNMGSTVILLTTRQVEWLPNLAPGKSVKMGQPIGQFPT, encoded by the coding sequence GTGGGTGAAAAAGTAGCGATGGCCGAGTTATCTAAAAAACAGAAGTTTTTAAAAGCACTGTTCATGGTAATGCCGCACCATGCAGTATCGCGCGTGGTTTATTTTATTACGCGCCTGCGTGGTCCACAGGTAGGGCCAATGATTAACTGGTTTGTGAAAAAATACGGCGTCAACATGGACGAGGCCGAAGAACCAGAAATCGATTACTACCAGACATTCAACGAGTTCTTTGTCCGGCCCCTGAAACACGGTATTCGACCCATTGCAGCGGGCGAAAATACCCTCGCCTGCCCCTGCGACGGCACCGTATCACAGTCGGGGCCGGTTCGTGCGGGCGCCATTATGCAGGCCAAGGGGCGCGGTTATAGCGCGCTCGAATTGCTCGGCGGCGACAAGGCAATGGCAGCTGAATTTGCCGATGGCAATTTCGCAACCATTTATCTTGCCCCGTACAATTATCACCGCGTGCATATGCCGATGGATGCAAATATGCAGCGCATGATTCACGTTCCCGGCCGTTTGTTCAGTGTCGCACAGTGGACGGTCGAAGAAATTCCCCGCCTGTTTGCGCGCAACGAGAGACTTGCCTGTTACTTTGAAACCGCGGTCGGACCAATGGTAATGGTGATGGTCGGGGCATTCAACGTTGCCGCAATCGAAACCGTCTGGAGTGGCCTGGTAACGCCGCCAATAGGCAAGAAAATCAGCGAGTACGACTATAGCCATACCCGCAAGGAAATCTCCAAGGGTGCCGAGATGGGTCGCTTCAACATGGGTTCAACGGTGATCCTGCTAACCACCAGGCAGGTCGAATGGTTACCGAATCTCGCCCCTGGCAAAAGCGTAAAAATGGGCCAGCCCATCGGTCAATTCCCGACCTGA
- a CDS encoding copper chaperone PCu(A)C: MNITRDFQTMMIRLTLLLLLVFPGFALAQLEIRDSWIKNLPPSVPVRAGYMTIHNPQSKTVSIVSLSSDAFDSIEIHQTIAQDGMMRMERIPILIIEPDSTVQLTPGGLHLMMMNPGEPTQIGDSIEILILFDDGSEQKLEMWVKK, translated from the coding sequence TTGAATATAACTAGAGACTTTCAAACCATGATGATCCGCCTGACGCTGCTTCTGCTGCTGGTGTTTCCGGGCTTCGCACTCGCGCAGCTTGAAATCCGCGATTCCTGGATCAAGAACCTGCCCCCGTCAGTGCCGGTTCGCGCCGGCTACATGACGATTCATAATCCGCAATCCAAAACGGTGAGCATCGTTTCTTTGAGCAGCGACGCCTTTGACAGTATCGAAATTCACCAGACTATCGCGCAGGATGGCATGATGCGCATGGAGAGGATTCCAATTTTAATAATAGAACCTGATTCTACTGTGCAGCTCACCCCGGGTGGACTACATTTAATGATGATGAATCCAGGCGAACCCACGCAGATTGGCGATTCGATAGAAATTCTTATCCTGTTCGACGACGGATCTGAACAAAAGCTCGAGATGTGGGTGAAAAAGTAG
- a CDS encoding SCO family protein translates to MNKSSIAIVALLALIGGFSISWYLSSNKPIELEAGLWFGEQARALPDFELVDHHGQVMDRTTLSGNWSLMFFGYTHCPDICPATLQTLSDMANAIEDPNVTKAVRIYFVSVDPERDNAETLATYVNYFNPGFTGATAVMEKLTLLTSSLGIAHNIRNKAGDNPSYDVDHSSAIVLINPQAEFAGLFSAPHDPLAMARDLTRIVEYN, encoded by the coding sequence ATGAATAAATCGAGTATCGCAATCGTCGCACTGCTCGCCCTGATCGGCGGATTCTCGATTTCCTGGTATCTCAGTAGCAACAAACCAATCGAACTGGAAGCTGGCCTCTGGTTTGGTGAACAGGCTCGAGCCTTACCAGATTTCGAGCTCGTCGATCACCATGGACAGGTGATGGACCGCACGACGTTAAGCGGAAATTGGAGCCTGATGTTTTTTGGCTATACCCATTGTCCCGATATCTGCCCCGCCACCCTGCAGACTCTGAGCGACATGGCCAATGCTATCGAGGATCCGAATGTCACCAAAGCCGTGCGTATATATTTTGTATCGGTAGATCCCGAGCGCGATAATGCCGAGACTCTGGCAACTTATGTCAACTATTTCAATCCCGGCTTTACCGGCGCAACAGCGGTCATGGAAAAACTAACCTTGCTAACCAGCTCGCTCGGCATCGCCCACAATATACGGAATAAAGCCGGTGACAATCCCAGTTATGACGTTGACCATAGTTCGGCCATTGTCCTGATTAACCCGCAGGCCGAATTTGCCGGGCTATTCAGCGCACCGCATGATCCATTGGCAATGGCGCGCGACCTGACCCGCATTGTTGAATATAACTAG
- the prmB gene encoding 50S ribosomal protein L3 N(5)-glutamine methyltransferase → MSIPEPLQALTTIRDFIRWGSSEFLRSELTFGHGFTSAIDEARYLTLHALALPYDWPDEYLDTVLTAPEREQVIDILRLRVNSRQPAAYITGESWFCGLKFYVDERVLVPRSPIAELVSDKFEPWIDSNRVRRILDLCSGSGCIAIAAKYHFPDAEVFASDVSLDALEVARTNLELHDLVDEVTLFESDLFDTIPVQQFDVIVCNPPYVDAEDMARLSDEFQYEPEIGLRAGGDGLLLVDRILARAGEFLSDRGALFIEVGNTRAAMESKFDFLPMTWVEFEFGGGGVCFIGAQDLKQQQPAIMAIAS, encoded by the coding sequence GTGTCGATTCCGGAACCTTTGCAAGCCCTGACCACGATTCGCGATTTCATTCGCTGGGGGAGTAGCGAGTTTTTACGCAGCGAATTAACCTTTGGTCACGGTTTCACCAGCGCGATTGACGAAGCCCGGTACCTCACCTTGCATGCGCTGGCCCTGCCGTATGACTGGCCGGATGAATACCTGGATACAGTACTGACAGCCCCAGAGCGTGAGCAGGTCATCGATATCTTGCGCTTGCGGGTCAATTCGCGTCAACCAGCAGCCTATATCACGGGTGAATCCTGGTTCTGTGGCCTCAAGTTCTACGTCGATGAGCGCGTGCTGGTACCGCGCTCACCGATTGCGGAGCTCGTCTCGGATAAATTTGAACCCTGGATTGATAGTAATCGGGTGCGTCGGATTCTCGATCTTTGCAGCGGCAGCGGTTGTATCGCGATCGCTGCAAAATATCATTTTCCCGATGCCGAGGTTTTTGCGTCGGATGTGTCACTCGATGCGCTTGAAGTCGCGAGGACGAATCTTGAACTGCACGATCTCGTTGACGAGGTAACGCTTTTTGAATCCGATCTCTTTGACACGATACCGGTGCAGCAGTTTGACGTCATCGTCTGCAATCCGCCCTATGTCGATGCGGAAGACATGGCACGGCTGAGCGACGAGTTCCAATATGAACCTGAAATAGGCTTGCGTGCAGGTGGCGACGGTTTGTTGCTGGTTGACCGAATCCTGGCCCGTGCCGGTGAGTTCCTCAGCGATCGTGGTGCGCTCTTTATCGAAGTGGGTAACACCCGGGCGGCAATGGAAAGCAAGTTTGATTTTTTACCGATGACCTGGGTTGAATTTGAATTTGGCGGTGGTGGAGTATGCTTTATCGGGGCACAAGACCTGAAGCAGCAGCAACCGGCGATTATGGCCATTGCCAGTTAG